A DNA window from Aestuariispira ectoiniformans contains the following coding sequences:
- a CDS encoding GldG family protein encodes MQDILTGKRIVFAIVAFVLFIGVNLAMATKAGWRLDLTEDRLYTLSDGTKNILEDIEKPVHLTFYYSQNLGQEVPSYGLYANRVRDMLHEFQSISNGKVTVKEVNPVTFSEEEDQAVEDGMEGVPLDASGETVYLGLSGRQEGAEKNASIPFFQPNRERFLEYDLAKLVYGLAHPQHPVVGVITGTQAMGDYAAMMQGREPTPWAAIAQAQDFFKIEQIFEPGDFLEQKPDILAVINPAKLDDEMLYAIDQFMMRGGRAVFFLDPWYETAAAGRPGYAPQSSETALNKLFDKWGISIAKGKVVGDRTLGRPVNAGKDGQTFAAPFVAWLEPKSDNIDQNDAILASVDQLLIPSAGDISLKDGSPLAMTPLITTTADSALIDVEKLRQPDVMGLLKDFKADDRSHILAARISGTVQTAFPDGPPPPPKKDEEAKADDPAKADSGDKADETASAEDQAKKEEEKPKFLPHVAQSKQPINAIVVADTDMLTDRFWVQVTEFFGQRVMVPFGDNGALFVNALENLNGSGDLISLRSRGTGQRPFTRIEEIRKAAENQYRAKEQALSQKLDATEKKLADLRKDGKGEPIAVEGDPESEKAMKSFTEDLLATRKQLRAVNHELRQDIEQLENRVIFLNIVAVPLLVAIAAFVLGWMRNSRRRRKAA; translated from the coding sequence AAGGCCGGCTGGCGTCTGGACCTGACGGAAGACCGCCTTTACACGCTGTCCGACGGGACCAAAAACATCCTCGAAGATATCGAAAAGCCGGTCCATCTGACCTTCTATTACTCGCAGAACCTGGGCCAGGAAGTGCCGTCCTACGGTCTTTACGCCAATCGCGTCCGCGATATGCTTCATGAATTCCAATCCATCAGCAACGGCAAGGTGACGGTCAAGGAAGTAAACCCCGTCACTTTTTCCGAAGAGGAAGACCAGGCCGTTGAAGACGGCATGGAGGGCGTGCCACTGGATGCCTCCGGGGAAACGGTCTATCTGGGCCTGTCCGGGCGCCAGGAAGGGGCGGAAAAGAATGCCTCTATCCCCTTCTTCCAGCCAAACCGCGAACGGTTCCTGGAATATGATCTGGCCAAACTGGTCTACGGTCTGGCGCACCCGCAACACCCCGTCGTGGGTGTGATCACCGGCACCCAGGCCATGGGCGATTATGCGGCCATGATGCAGGGGCGCGAACCGACCCCCTGGGCGGCCATTGCCCAGGCGCAGGACTTCTTCAAGATCGAACAGATTTTCGAACCCGGCGATTTCCTTGAACAGAAGCCGGACATCCTGGCGGTCATCAACCCGGCCAAGCTGGACGATGAAATGCTCTATGCCATCGACCAGTTCATGATGCGCGGCGGCCGTGCCGTCTTCTTCCTTGATCCGTGGTATGAGACCGCCGCGGCGGGACGGCCGGGCTATGCGCCGCAATCATCTGAAACGGCGCTAAACAAGCTGTTCGACAAATGGGGCATCTCCATTGCCAAAGGCAAGGTGGTCGGCGACCGCACTTTGGGCCGTCCGGTCAATGCCGGTAAAGACGGACAGACCTTCGCCGCTCCCTTTGTCGCATGGCTTGAACCGAAGTCAGACAATATCGACCAGAATGACGCCATCCTGGCCAGCGTGGATCAGTTGCTCATCCCCAGCGCGGGCGACATCAGCCTCAAGGACGGCAGCCCGCTGGCCATGACGCCGCTGATCACCACCACGGCGGATTCGGCCCTGATCGACGTGGAGAAACTTCGTCAGCCGGACGTCATGGGCCTGCTGAAAGACTTCAAAGCAGATGACCGGAGCCACATTCTGGCCGCCCGGATCAGCGGCACGGTCCAGACGGCCTTCCCGGATGGCCCGCCGCCACCGCCGAAAAAGGACGAGGAAGCAAAAGCCGACGATCCGGCAAAGGCGGACAGTGGCGACAAGGCCGACGAAACCGCAAGCGCCGAGGATCAAGCCAAGAAAGAGGAGGAAAAACCGAAATTCCTGCCTCACGTGGCGCAATCCAAGCAGCCGATCAACGCCATTGTGGTGGCCGACACCGACATGCTGACCGACCGTTTCTGGGTTCAGGTGACGGAATTCTTCGGCCAGCGCGTCATGGTGCCTTTCGGTGACAACGGGGCGCTGTTCGTCAACGCCCTTGAGAACCTGAACGGCTCCGGCGACCTGATCTCGCTGCGCAGCCGTGGCACCGGCCAGCGTCCGTTTACCCGGATTGAGGAAATCCGCAAGGCAGCGGAGAACCAATATCGGGCCAAGGAACAGGCCCTGTCGCAAAAACTGGACGCGACAGAGAAGAAACTGGCCGACCTGCGCAAGGACGGAAAAGGAGAGCCCATCGCCGTCGAGGGAGACCCCGAGAGCGAAAAGGCCATGAAATCCTTCACCGAAGACCTGCTGGCCACACGCAAGCAGTTGCGGGCGGTCAATCACGAGCTTCGCCAGGATATCGAGCAGTTGGAAAACCGCGTGATATTCCTGAACATCGTGGCGGTACCCTTGCTGGTTGCCATCGCGGCCTTCGTTCTTGGCTGGATGAGAAACAGCAGACGGCGGCGCAAGGCTGCCTGA
- the fmt gene encoding methionyl-tRNA formyltransferase, with protein MTKLRLAFMGTPDFAVPVLEALMEAGHEVVCVYSQPPRPAGRGQKLRPSPVQKRAEEAGIEVRYPTSLKGEAEQEAFAALDLDAAVVVAYGLILPKAILEAPRLGCVNVHASLLPRWRGAAPIQRAILAGDSETGVTIMQMDRGLDTGDMLLVESLPITDQTCAQQLHDDLSAMGARMIVPALEGLANGTITPVPQPEEGVTYAEKLDKSEGRISWCEPADVVSRKIRAFTPWPGAWFEADGERIKVLEAECIDCCSTPGFVLGDDLTVVCGKGGVRIKKLQRPGKKPMDAADFQRGKPICRGTHLPY; from the coding sequence ATGACAAAATTGCGACTGGCCTTTATGGGGACTCCCGACTTTGCCGTACCGGTATTGGAGGCCCTGATGGAAGCCGGTCACGAAGTCGTCTGTGTTTATTCCCAACCGCCACGCCCGGCAGGCCGGGGGCAGAAACTGCGCCCCAGCCCGGTGCAAAAGCGTGCGGAAGAGGCAGGGATTGAAGTCCGCTATCCGACCAGCCTGAAAGGCGAGGCCGAACAGGAAGCCTTTGCCGCGCTTGATCTCGATGCGGCGGTGGTGGTGGCCTATGGCCTGATCCTGCCGAAGGCGATTCTGGAAGCGCCGCGGCTTGGCTGCGTCAATGTCCATGCGTCTCTGCTGCCGCGCTGGCGCGGGGCCGCCCCGATCCAGCGGGCGATCCTGGCGGGCGACAGCGAGACCGGCGTCACCATCATGCAGATGGATCGGGGGTTGGATACCGGCGATATGCTGTTGGTGGAAAGTCTGCCGATCACCGACCAGACCTGCGCCCAACAGTTGCACGATGATCTGTCGGCAATGGGCGCGCGAATGATCGTGCCCGCCCTTGAGGGGCTTGCCAACGGCACGATCACACCGGTTCCGCAGCCGGAAGAAGGCGTTACCTACGCGGAAAAACTCGACAAATCCGAGGGGCGTATCAGCTGGTGCGAACCGGCGGATGTGGTCTCCCGGAAAATCCGTGCCTTCACGCCCTGGCCCGGTGCCTGGTTCGAGGCCGACGGTGAACGGATCAAGGTTCTGGAAGCGGAATGTATTGATTGCTGCAGTACGCCGGGCTTTGTGCTGGGTGACGACTTGACGGTAGTCTGTGGCAAGGGTGGCGTGCGCATCAAAAAGCTGCAGCGCCCGGGCAAGAAGCCCATGGATGCGGCGGACTTCCAGCGTGGCAAACCGATCTGCCGCGGCACGCATCTGCCCTACTGA
- the def gene encoding peptide deformylase: MAVLPILVAPNPVLKKKAEPVEKVDAEIVQLMNDMLDTMYDAPGIGLAAPQVGVSKRILVMDVSRDDEEAKPLRMANPEVIWESEELMTYEEGCLSFPEQYAEVDRPAQVKVRFLDENNETREIEADGLLATCVQHEIDHLDGVVFVDHISTVKRGMIMRKLKKLQKLKAAAE; the protein is encoded by the coding sequence ATGGCTGTTTTGCCGATTTTGGTTGCGCCCAACCCTGTATTGAAGAAAAAGGCGGAACCGGTTGAAAAAGTGGATGCGGAAATCGTTCAACTGATGAACGATATGCTGGACACCATGTATGATGCGCCCGGCATTGGCCTGGCCGCACCGCAGGTTGGTGTGTCCAAACGCATTCTGGTCATGGATGTCTCCCGCGATGACGAGGAGGCAAAGCCGCTTCGCATGGCAAACCCGGAAGTCATCTGGGAATCGGAAGAACTGATGACCTATGAAGAAGGTTGCCTGTCCTTTCCGGAGCAATATGCGGAAGTTGACCGCCCGGCTCAGGTAAAGGTCCGTTTCCTGGACGAGAATAACGAAACCCGGGAAATTGAGGCCGATGGCCTGCTGGCCACCTGCGTGCAGCATGAGATCGACCATCTGGATGGTGTGGTTTTCGTGGATCATATCTCCACGGTCAAACGCGGTATGATCATGCGTAAGCTGAAAAAGCTTCAAAAGCTTAAAGCGGCGGCCGAATAG
- the rmuC gene encoding DNA recombination protein RmuC, with product MDPATYAPILVLGATTIVSLILVAVLLIKRRQPVVDEGHIRQLTEAETQIQYLDQRLKESQAEIQQLRSRNEETQGELAQARQETALARQQEAETRKRLADWEEFRKQAEAAAKAATLSSASELSNKLLADHKRENDAAKEASEKRIHETTKKLNEQFESVVKSVAALDSQVKMSGETMDVIHRALSAPSSAGHAAETVLENTLKAFGLTEGRDYSLQHTVDGEDGRRLRPDALVFLPGDCVLVIDAKASKQLLALAEAEERGEDLDAAYNELKSSMNKHLRDLTTRDYSNAIRQQFRDLHHEGDPKQVTTFMFLPNDGAVEKLLSADPQIAQKAAAGDIILGGPSSLWAAVGVASMRLKFAKQQENQQRIVEEVEKLIGAIATMAENGVRVGNGLKTALSAFDKMAGSINGNVMPKARKLVQMGVPQPSKGLNTKFPRLTVQTDAIEADTEVVSEDDDADLPLLGRNGD from the coding sequence ATGGATCCGGCGACTTACGCACCCATCCTTGTTTTGGGCGCAACCACCATAGTCAGCCTAATACTCGTCGCGGTGCTTCTGATAAAGCGCCGCCAGCCGGTCGTCGACGAGGGCCATATCCGCCAACTGACCGAAGCGGAAACCCAGATTCAGTATCTGGACCAGCGGCTGAAGGAATCCCAGGCCGAAATCCAACAGTTACGCAGCCGGAATGAAGAAACGCAGGGCGAACTTGCGCAGGCCCGTCAGGAAACCGCCCTTGCCCGCCAGCAGGAAGCCGAAACCCGCAAGCGCCTGGCCGATTGGGAAGAATTTCGCAAACAGGCAGAGGCCGCCGCCAAGGCCGCCACGCTCAGTTCCGCCTCCGAGCTTTCCAACAAGCTTCTGGCGGACCATAAACGCGAAAACGACGCCGCCAAGGAAGCCTCTGAAAAGCGCATCCATGAAACCACCAAAAAGCTCAACGAACAGTTCGAGAGCGTGGTGAAATCCGTCGCCGCCCTGGACAGCCAGGTCAAGATGTCCGGCGAGACCATGGACGTGATCCACCGTGCCCTTTCCGCCCCGTCCAGCGCGGGCCATGCGGCGGAAACCGTGCTTGAAAACACATTGAAGGCCTTTGGTCTGACCGAAGGCCGGGACTACAGCCTGCAGCATACGGTGGATGGCGAGGACGGCCGTCGCCTGCGGCCCGACGCGCTGGTCTTCCTGCCGGGCGATTGCGTGCTGGTGATCGATGCCAAGGCCTCCAAGCAATTGCTCGCATTGGCGGAGGCCGAGGAAAGAGGCGAGGACCTGGATGCGGCCTATAACGAGCTGAAATCCAGCATGAACAAACATCTGCGCGACTTGACCACCCGCGACTACAGCAACGCCATCCGCCAGCAGTTCCGCGACCTGCATCACGAGGGCGACCCGAAACAGGTCACCACTTTTATGTTCCTGCCCAACGACGGGGCCGTGGAAAAACTGTTATCCGCCGATCCGCAGATCGCCCAGAAGGCCGCCGCCGGGGACATCATCCTGGGTGGCCCCAGCAGCCTCTGGGCCGCTGTCGGCGTGGCCAGCATGCGCCTGAAATTCGCCAAGCAACAGGAAAACCAGCAACGCATCGTCGAAGAGGTGGAAAAGCTGATCGGGGCAATCGCCACCATGGCCGAAAACGGGGTGCGTGTGGGCAACGGTCTGAAAACCGCGCTGTCTGCCTTTGACAAGATGGCGGGCTCCATCAACGGCAACGTCATGCCCAAGGCGCGGAAGCTGGTCCAGATGGGCGTGCCGCAGCCGTCCAAGGGCCTGAATACCAAATTCCCGCGCCTGACCGTACAGACCGACGCCATCGAGGCGGACACAGAGGTTGTTTCCGAAGATGATGACGCCGATCTGCCGCTCTTGGGCCGTAACGGCGACTAG
- a CDS encoding cysteine hydrolase family protein has translation MAQPKTLLQMAGVDPKPHRLSESVLLLIDMQNEYETGALPLPDVRAATKEAAILLERARAAGTPVVHVQHKGAPGGLFDVEDKRGGFLVDVEPKPGEPVVQKPRPNSFSDTNLQDVLQGIGRKNLIVAGFMTHMCVSATVRVALDLGYGSTVVADATATRDLPARNGGVIAARDLHEAELTALSDRFAVIADGAADIPD, from the coding sequence GTGGCTCAGCCCAAAACCCTGTTGCAGATGGCCGGTGTGGACCCGAAACCCCATCGCCTGAGTGAATCCGTCCTGCTGCTGATCGATATGCAGAATGAATATGAAACCGGTGCCCTGCCCCTGCCCGATGTGCGGGCGGCGACCAAAGAGGCCGCAATCCTGCTGGAACGGGCGCGGGCGGCGGGCACGCCGGTGGTGCATGTTCAGCATAAGGGCGCACCCGGCGGCTTGTTCGATGTTGAGGACAAACGCGGCGGTTTCCTCGTGGATGTTGAACCGAAGCCCGGTGAACCGGTGGTGCAGAAGCCCAGGCCGAATTCCTTCTCCGATACCAACCTGCAGGATGTGTTGCAGGGCATTGGCCGAAAAAATCTGATCGTGGCCGGTTTCATGACCCATATGTGCGTCAGCGCCACTGTTCGCGTGGCGCTGGACCTGGGGTATGGCTCAACGGTTGTGGCGGATGCGACGGCGACCCGTGACCTGCCGGCACGCAATGGCGGCGTGATCGCCGCCCGTGACCTGCATGAGGCAGAACTGACCGCCCTGTCGGACCGTTTCGCTGTTATCGCCGATGGTGCGGCGGATATCCCCGACTAG
- a CDS encoding methyl-accepting chemotaxis protein, with protein sequence MKRFSLAAKIAVFSALTVIVALGIVIGHSSWRAFRAAQDAGIARAQSEVALAAGDMQQFIDEAGTASLAMADAIGAAGDAARQNGGKVDRKALSLLLKRQLEARPDWFGSWTVLRPNALDGADADYAGKPEHDKNGVFTPYWIRDNGAIKQDTNDPTYDVSEEYESEYFAAPTSEKRLVVTDVYTEEIGDAKEQVVMTSTAAPIYIDGKVVGSAGVDVALAALQRMAAETRPLGTGKVWLISESGSIVAHPDKALLGKGVAETGLSLEQAASIAENGPETITDDQGNENLIAVSALTFSGGKDRWLLASAVPMDSVLAEATAARNEALIIGLLVVLASIVAAWVLGRFLAAPILRLAGTMGELSSGNLEIEIPYRDHSNETGKMAAALEDFRARSLEANRLQEEARAHEARVLEERQQAAAKVADDFEAGAGAAVTGVSDAASTLKQAADQMADLVRDTVARTEEADQEAENASGNVATVASAADELLASIEEIAEQVSRASEVSGEAASEAGAASGAIRDLASKAEHIGEVVTLIQDIAEQTNLLALNATIESARAGEAGKGFAVVATEVKSLAQQTQKATDDISGQVTEVQTAVDAAVNRIERIDNVVGRVREISSAIAAAVEEQSAATREIANSASEASGGVQRFALSISEVTDKMGGVRKTTNSVESSVSSLEETADRLRRNVADFLEAVRANSQNRSGG encoded by the coding sequence ATGAAGCGCTTTTCACTTGCCGCCAAGATCGCAGTATTTTCTGCCTTAACAGTTATCGTGGCCCTGGGCATCGTCATCGGCCATTCGTCCTGGCGCGCCTTCCGCGCCGCACAGGATGCCGGGATTGCGCGGGCACAAAGCGAAGTGGCGCTTGCCGCCGGTGACATGCAGCAATTCATCGACGAGGCAGGCACCGCATCCCTGGCAATGGCAGATGCCATCGGGGCCGCAGGGGATGCGGCACGGCAGAACGGCGGCAAGGTCGACCGCAAGGCGCTGTCCCTGCTTCTTAAACGTCAACTGGAGGCCCGTCCTGACTGGTTCGGCAGTTGGACCGTCCTGCGGCCCAACGCCCTGGACGGGGCCGATGCCGACTATGCGGGCAAACCCGAACATGACAAAAACGGCGTGTTCACCCCCTACTGGATTCGCGACAATGGCGCGATCAAGCAGGATACCAACGACCCGACCTATGATGTGTCGGAAGAATATGAATCCGAATATTTCGCCGCGCCGACCAGCGAAAAGCGGCTGGTTGTGACGGATGTCTATACCGAGGAAATCGGCGACGCCAAGGAACAGGTTGTCATGACCTCGACCGCCGCCCCGATCTATATCGACGGCAAGGTCGTCGGGTCCGCAGGTGTTGACGTTGCGCTGGCCGCCCTGCAGCGGATGGCGGCGGAGACACGCCCGCTGGGCACCGGAAAGGTCTGGCTGATTTCGGAAAGCGGCAGCATCGTCGCCCATCCTGACAAGGCGTTGCTGGGCAAAGGCGTTGCGGAAACCGGTCTGTCACTGGAACAGGCTGCCTCCATTGCCGAAAACGGCCCGGAAACCATCACGGACGATCAGGGAAATGAAAATCTGATTGCGGTAAGTGCGCTGACCTTCTCCGGCGGCAAGGACCGCTGGCTGCTTGCGAGCGCCGTGCCGATGGACTCCGTTCTCGCCGAGGCGACTGCCGCCCGGAACGAAGCCTTGATCATCGGCCTTCTGGTGGTCCTGGCCTCCATTGTTGCCGCCTGGGTTCTGGGCCGTTTCCTCGCCGCCCCCATCCTGCGCCTTGCGGGCACGATGGGTGAATTGAGCAGCGGCAACCTTGAGATCGAAATCCCCTACCGCGATCACAGTAACGAAACGGGCAAGATGGCAGCCGCGCTGGAAGACTTCCGGGCACGTTCACTGGAAGCCAACCGCCTGCAGGAAGAAGCCCGCGCCCATGAGGCCCGCGTATTGGAGGAACGTCAGCAGGCCGCCGCCAAGGTCGCCGATGATTTCGAGGCAGGCGCCGGCGCCGCCGTGACAGGCGTCAGCGATGCGGCATCCACGCTGAAACAGGCAGCCGACCAGATGGCCGATCTGGTTCGCGATACCGTCGCCCGGACCGAAGAGGCCGATCAGGAGGCAGAAAATGCATCCGGCAATGTGGCAACCGTTGCCTCTGCCGCAGATGAACTTCTGGCATCGATCGAGGAGATCGCCGAACAGGTCTCCCGCGCCAGCGAGGTCTCCGGCGAAGCCGCTTCCGAAGCCGGGGCCGCATCGGGCGCAATCCGGGACCTGGCCAGCAAGGCGGAACATATCGGCGAGGTCGTCACCCTGATTCAGGATATTGCGGAACAGACCAACCTGCTGGCCCTGAACGCGACCATCGAATCCGCCCGCGCAGGTGAGGCAGGCAAGGGCTTTGCCGTGGTTGCCACCGAGGTCAAAAGCCTGGCCCAGCAAACGCAGAAGGCAACCGATGACATCAGCGGCCAGGTCACCGAGGTGCAGACCGCCGTCGATGCCGCCGTCAACCGTATAGAGCGCATCGACAATGTTGTCGGGCGGGTGCGTGAGATTTCCAGCGCCATCGCGGCTGCGGTGGAAGAGCAAAGCGCCGCAACGCGCGAAATTGCCAACAGCGCCTCCGAAGCCTCCGGCGGGGTACAGCGTTTTGCCCTAAGCATCAGCGAAGTAACCGACAAGATGGGGGGCGTTCGCAAAACCACCAACAGCGTGGAATCCTCCGTCAGCAGCCTTGAGGAAACGGCGGATCGCCTGCGCCGTAACGTCGCCGACTTCCTGGAGGCCGTGCGCGCCAATTCGCAGAACCGGTCCGGGGGCTGA
- a CDS encoding LysR family transcriptional regulator — MDWDDLKYVLAVARGGTYSAAATALQVNQTTITRRIQQASSGLAIPLFDRVDGRLVPTEACRTILVHAEHMEREVAQALHTAGDLQLAPRGTVRVATVEALITDILGPALTAFNDTYPDIRLELIAGHDNLNLSRREADIALRLNRPQGGTAVTRKLCELGFALYEARAGAREQWLGYDESLDHLPEAQWLRRQMNDQPPVLRSNSVNLLQKATGQGLGRAMLACVRADQDPLLTRVEAGKPPQVTREVWLLIHETARRNRAVRAVVDWIDETFTSRKEEISG; from the coding sequence ATGGATTGGGACGACCTCAAATATGTACTGGCCGTCGCCCGTGGCGGAACCTATTCCGCTGCCGCGACGGCCCTTCAAGTCAATCAGACAACAATTACCCGGCGCATTCAGCAGGCGTCTTCCGGGCTCGCCATACCGTTGTTCGACCGGGTCGACGGCAGGCTGGTCCCGACGGAGGCCTGCCGCACCATTCTGGTCCACGCCGAACATATGGAACGGGAGGTCGCCCAGGCCCTGCATACGGCAGGTGACCTGCAGCTTGCCCCGCGCGGCACCGTCCGGGTCGCAACGGTCGAGGCGTTGATTACGGATATCCTGGGTCCGGCGCTGACCGCCTTCAACGATACCTACCCCGATATCCGGCTTGAGCTGATTGCAGGTCATGACAATCTGAACCTGTCGCGGCGGGAGGCCGATATCGCCCTGCGCCTCAACCGCCCCCAGGGCGGCACGGCGGTCACCCGCAAGCTCTGTGAGCTGGGCTTTGCGCTTTATGAGGCCCGCGCGGGCGCAAGGGAGCAATGGCTGGGCTATGACGAGAGCCTGGACCACCTGCCGGAGGCGCAATGGCTGCGCCGGCAAATGAATGACCAGCCACCGGTCCTGCGTTCCAACAGCGTCAACCTGCTGCAGAAGGCAACCGGTCAGGGCCTTGGCCGCGCCATGCTGGCCTGTGTCCGGGCCGATCAGGACCCGCTATTGACCCGTGTCGAGGCCGGCAAGCCGCCGCAGGTCACCCGGGAAGTCTGGCTGCTTATTCATGAAACTGCCCGCAGGAACCGTGCCGTGCGGGCAGTTGTCGACTGGATTGACGAGACATTCACCAGCCGGAAGGAAGAGATTTCCGGCTAA
- a CDS encoding M48 family metallopeptidase, whose translation MEELIVPGILLTVLIAIAFVTGRLAEFAHGRSLRRDEAKLPHQILTTDEDFPGDVTLKRSALVSGSVVIGEDRFRNLLSRLRIFVGGRVAAHEGAVVRAKREAMLRMRVQAKEASHITGIRFTTAFLGRGMTEMVAYGTALYTNRMPEGGQPILLPDDGVNIKRKSLLVELVSASTAFALICWGIYFVSGLMVEWATHQISIEDEIAIWSEVSDGETDHPARRRSQRSTVENYILDLINSVPKEALGPAAAYDFDVYVVQNDVPNAAALPGGVILVHTGMLDLVDTENELLSVIGHEIGHFNGRDHLEGLGRKVVGVALSALFFQNDAVLTTWIAGWPKMLADLDYSRSQELDADDWGLSIAMAKYGHAGGVPDVFQKLGRGAGDEGLLDYLSTHPHPMERVRRLKAMIDEENLPVRDQIPLVEAFQRYQNNHGNRQ comes from the coding sequence ATGGAGGAACTGATTGTTCCGGGCATTCTGCTGACAGTGCTGATTGCCATTGCCTTTGTCACCGGACGGCTGGCGGAATTCGCCCATGGCCGCAGTCTGCGGCGCGACGAAGCGAAGCTGCCGCACCAGATTCTGACAACCGACGAGGACTTTCCGGGGGATGTGACCCTGAAGCGCAGCGCGCTGGTCAGTGGCTCTGTCGTGATCGGTGAAGACCGGTTCCGCAACCTGTTGTCACGGCTGCGTATTTTCGTCGGTGGCCGGGTTGCGGCCCATGAAGGGGCGGTCGTGCGCGCCAAGCGCGAGGCGATGCTGCGCATGCGGGTGCAGGCGAAGGAGGCTTCCCATATCACGGGAATCCGCTTTACCACGGCATTCCTCGGGCGAGGCATGACAGAGATGGTGGCCTATGGGACGGCGCTTTACACCAATCGCATGCCCGAGGGTGGACAGCCGATCCTGCTTCCGGATGACGGGGTTAATATCAAACGCAAAAGCCTGCTGGTGGAACTGGTGTCGGCCAGCACGGCTTTTGCCCTGATCTGCTGGGGCATTTATTTCGTCAGTGGCCTGATGGTGGAATGGGCCACCCACCAGATTTCCATCGAGGATGAAATCGCCATCTGGTCGGAGGTTTCCGACGGTGAAACGGATCATCCCGCTCGCCGTCGATCACAACGCTCAACGGTGGAAAATTATATCCTCGACCTGATCAATTCCGTGCCGAAGGAAGCATTGGGTCCGGCGGCAGCCTATGATTTCGACGTCTATGTGGTCCAGAACGATGTTCCCAACGCGGCGGCACTGCCCGGCGGGGTTATTCTGGTGCATACGGGCATGCTGGACCTGGTCGACACGGAAAATGAACTGCTGTCGGTTATCGGTCATGAGATAGGCCATTTCAACGGACGTGATCATCTGGAGGGCCTGGGCCGCAAAGTGGTGGGCGTCGCCCTGTCTGCCTTGTTTTTCCAGAATGACGCGGTGCTGACCACCTGGATCGCCGGTTGGCCCAAAATGCTGGCGGACCTTGATTATTCGCGCAGTCAGGAACTGGACGCGGATGACTGGGGCCTGTCGATTGCGATGGCGAAATACGGTCATGCGGGCGGCGTGCCGGATGTCTTCCAGAAGCTGGGGCGCGGTGCCGGTGACGAAGGGCTGCTGGATTATCTGAGCACCCATCCTCATCCGATGGAACGGGTGCGGCGCCTGAAGGCGATGATTGATGAAGAAAACCTGCCGGTGCGTGACCAAATACCGTTGGTGGAAGCCTTCCAGCGGTATCAGAACAACCACGGCAACAGGCAGTAA
- a CDS encoding YbjQ family protein, with the protein MDRQGYSGLQVVTVSNIPGREIEENLGIVFGSSVRSRSFLFDIFASFRNLFGGEVRSYTKLLETAQEEAAERMAEQARTMGANAVVDVHFSTSHVAAKAAEIFAYGTAVRVK; encoded by the coding sequence ATGGACCGACAAGGTTATAGCGGGCTGCAGGTTGTAACCGTTTCCAATATTCCGGGACGTGAGATCGAAGAAAATCTGGGGATCGTTTTTGGCAGCAGCGTACGCAGCCGAAGCTTCCTGTTCGATATATTTGCCTCCTTCCGCAATCTGTTTGGCGGCGAGGTCCGCTCCTATACCAAATTGCTGGAAACTGCCCAGGAGGAAGCGGCGGAGCGCATGGCCGAACAGGCCAGGACCATGGGGGCCAATGCGGTTGTCGACGTGCATTTCTCCACCTCCCATGTGGCGGCCAAAGCCGCGGAAATCTTCGCCTATGGCACTGCTGTCCGCGTGAAATAA